One Ostrea edulis chromosome 2, xbOstEdul1.1, whole genome shotgun sequence genomic region harbors:
- the LOC130051498 gene encoding nodal homolog 2-A-like: MAKLFFLTNFTLFLHSVCGATVKEHFSEDFSPHVSLLSSAKPFPLDEHLDGTAQLSSTSTKFISTFYQNLLDGHSLSQAAQTRNNLGDVNTIRAIAPTGDLRTAVFTIPALQPEEDIHHIELRFNSNTARGRWLQIEIKRSNKTIRTHTFRVSNNSDITSVIQPWVSKNEDKLHVEVKQTSTPKENGILLIFSNDKSHLNKLSAISNVSSEVENELHSRSRRSTRRRRKDCHLSNMHINFSHLGWGKYIIFPDAFNARVCKGICAARVAEVKAVTNHAMMQSLLRQYRKGEIPLPCCVPKVLTPLSMLYAEAGKIIVKHHKNMVAKECGCE, encoded by the exons ATGGCCAAACTCTTTTTCCTGACTAACTTTACACTATTTCTACATTCTGTATGTGGTGCCACTGTAAAAGAACATTTTTCTGAGGATTTCTCCCCGCACGTTTCACTGTTGTCGTCTGCTAAGCCCTTTCCTTTGGATGAACACTTGGATGGAACCGCACAATTGTCGAGCACTTCCACCAAATTTATTTCCACTTTTTACCAGAATTTGCTGGATGGACATTCGCTGTCACAGGCTGCCCAGACGAGAAACAACTTAGGAGACGTCAACACCATACGAGCTATTGCACCCACAG GTGATTTAAGGACTGCCGTTTTTACGATTCCAGCGCTTCAGCCAGAGGAAGATATCCACCACATCGAACTTCGCTTTAATTCCAATACAGCTCGCGGGAGATGGTTACAAATAGAGATCAAGCGAAGTAACAAAACTATTCGAACACATACATTCCGTGTTTCAAATAACAGCGACATCACCTCGGTCATACAACCCTGGGTGTCTAAAAACGAGGACAAATTGCATGTTGAGGTCAAACAAACTTCAACTCCGAAAGAAAATGgtatattattgatattttcaaacgACAAATCACATCTTAACAAACTTTCGGCCATCAGTAATGTATCCTCAGAAGTAGAGAATGAACTTCATTCACGGAGCAGACGATCAACCCGACGACGCAGAAAAGATTGTCACTTGTCCAATATGCATATCAATTTCAGTCATCTTGGGTGGGGAAAGTATATCATTTTCCCAGATGCTTTCAACGCCAGGGTGTGTAAGGGTATCTGTGCCGCGAGAGTAGCGGAAGTGAAGGCAGTGACGAACCACGCCATGATGCAAAGCCTCCTGCGACAGTATAGAAAGGGGGAAATCCCCCTGCCCTGTTGTGTGCCGAAGGTTCTAACCCCCCTAAGTATGCTTTATGCAGAAGCCGGTAAAATCATCGtgaaacatcacaaaaatatggTAGCGAAAGAGTGTGGATGTGAGTAA